AAATTATCAAATAATATACACTCACATATAATATGCGCACCAGACAAGGAAAGTCTCACTAAGATAACACAAGAACTCGACAAAAAAGGACTAATATACAAAGGAGAAGATGATCAACAATGAAAATTGACTGTCCATTATGTCATGGCCAAAAATCATTGGATATTAGCACGCATTTGGAGAAGATACCATATTTTGGCGAGGTCATGGAATCAACGCTTATATGTCATGAATGTGGATATCGCTACAGTGACGTTCTCTGCCTAGATCAGGGAGACCCTATGAGATACTCTTTATGGGTTGAATCTGAAACCCTAAATGCGAGAGTGGTTAAATCACAATCAGCCACTATAAAAATACCAGAACTAGGCTTGAAAGTCGAGCCGGGGCCACGGTCTACAGCTTATATTTCAAATATTGAAGGAGTTATCGAGAGATTCCAAGCAGCTGTTAAAATGGCTTTAAAACTCTTCGAGGATGAGAAAGCCCAGGAAAGATCCCTTAATTTACTTGAGGATCTTAAAAAGGTTAGGAATGGTGAGAAAAAGGTTAAGGTCATATTGGAGGATCCTATGGGTCAAAGCTTTATAGCTCATCCAAAGGCTTCGAAGCGCAGGTTAACCAGTGAGGAAATCAAAAAACTTAAAACAGGTTTTATAACAATCGAGAGATAGTCTCTATCATTCCTCTTTTAATCTCATTGTACGTTCAATATCCATGGACAGAGAGTCGCAGTCTGCCTTTATAGCCTCTA
The nucleotide sequence above comes from Methanothermobacter tenebrarum. Encoded proteins:
- a CDS encoding ZPR1 zinc finger domain-containing protein, whose amino-acid sequence is MKIDCPLCHGQKSLDISTHLEKIPYFGEVMESTLICHECGYRYSDVLCLDQGDPMRYSLWVESETLNARVVKSQSATIKIPELGLKVEPGPRSTAYISNIEGVIERFQAAVKMALKLFEDEKAQERSLNLLEDLKKVRNGEKKVKVILEDPMGQSFIAHPKASKRRLTSEEIKKLKTGFITIER